The genomic region GGTAAAGATCCGCAGAGCTCCGCAAGTGTTTCACTCTCTGCTTGTCTcggaattcagaaaaaaaaaaagtgctttttttGTTCGCAAGCCAAGACCAGGAAGAGGAAGCCCGCCAGTGTTTTTAAACGCTGTGTGCCAGGACTGTGGTTTCTCACCGGGAGCCTGCAGGTTTGGTTTCGAGGACGTCCCATAGAGGGCGCCGTTTGCCTGACTTTGAATGGAGTTGCGGGCACAAGTAAACAGGCTCAACACCGCTCGCCAGAGGGCGAGTGAAGGTCTCTGCTCCCGTCTGGGACCCTACATCCACGAGCTTTCCGGGAGAGCCGGGGCGGGGGTGTGAAAAAAATCTGTTCTCCTGGCTGTTGAAATTCAGCATTCCTGAAATTTAGGGGATGGGCTGGGGGTGCTGACGCCCGAGCATCTCATCTCCCTGATCAAGACGCACACACACGAGCCAGCGCACCTGCGCGCCCCTGGGAGGGAAGACGCCGCGAGAGCTTGAGACCAGAGAGTGAGGTTCCGGCAGCGGCGCCGCAGGGTGCAGGGTCTGCTGTTCCGGCGGACTCTTCTCCAGCCAGCCTGCACCCCTTCCCATCTGGGTCTAGTCCCCCGTTGCAATTAGTCAAGAGCTCACTTCCCCAGCCAAAACTTTTCGGCGAAGTCTGCGGAACGCTTCTTTCTTCCCCGGCAATGAGCAGCTTTCCCGCTCGCTTAAGCTTAAAGAGCTCTCCTTGCGTCAGAACTTTGGCCAAGTTCTGCACGCTTCTGCCTGAGACTGGAGCGCTCCCTCAACGGGCACGCGCGCAGAGACACGCAGGGGCCACTCCATCATAGTCTGCCGCGTGGCCGGTCGGTGTGGGCGGCGCTCTCTGAACTGGTTTAGACATAGGCGCCTCCAGTTATTTCTGCAGTTGGGGAGGAAATGACTTCTGGGTGTCCAAGCACTGGTTGGGTGACCTTGGCCCGGTCTCCTCTCCAGGAGCCTTTTAATATCTATAAAGCATAAATGTTCAAGTCTTAGGGCTGTAACTGGTTCCAAAGTCAGATTTTTGGATGGAATGGCGTTTTATATTTCAGCAAAGCCCTGTGCAAACTCGAGGaagtgatgatgataatgaggATAATAATTGTTTATGGAAGCACCATTTACAATGATTCCTGGTTCCCAAAGCAAATCAATACAGGGTTCACTACTGCAGgtgaatatttgctgaaagaaatattaaatgcgCCCTTTGAGATTTGTTGGGGAAAGGTGGGAAGCGCGGGATCGGAAAATAAAACGTGCCTACTTCTCAACTGGGTAACTAAAGCAGTtgcgccagccaatgcagggcgGCCTTGAGTTAGGTGAGGGCTAGATctaacgaaaaaaaaaaaaagaccatagtAGGAGAAGAGGCTACCAGAAGACCTCGGGTGTATGGAAGCTCACAGTGCGTGGAAGGGAGTGACTGCCACTTTCCCACctttctctgaccagggactccGCAAGCAATTCTGGTTTACTTGATGCTTACAGGCTTAAATGCCTTCCTTCCAGCTTTCTTGTGCAATTTGGAGAGTTGATTTTAAAGTCCATGGAGCAGAGTAACCTTCCGTGCAGCTCAGAAGTCCAGCAGGGTTCTCCAGGGACTTGACGGCAGTCGGGACGTGCTGTGCCAAGCCCGCCGCAGAGGAAGGTGCGCCGTTGTGCCGACAGATCGCACTGCCCCCACTGAAGCGTTAGGCGGCTCCAAACGCTGGCGGGAGAGGCTTCCCGGGAGAAAGTGCGTTTTCGGGGCAACGGGCTCAGAGTGGATCGTCAAGGTTTGGGCCCCGGCGGCCAGACGAGAGGAATGCCCTGCAGAGCGTAGCCGTCGGTGCCCATCGCCCCACCGAGTGACGCGCGGGCGTCAACCTGTTTTTCGCGCACACCCCGTGCGTAGAGACGCACAGTCGCTTCTGCTCTCGGGGGAAGGCCCTCTCCTCGGTTTCCCAAGGCCAAAGGCCAAGGCCACGCGTCCGCGGTCTCAGGACTTTTAGTCCAGGCCCCTTCCTGTCGACGAGACGGTGGGTGGGGAACCTAAATCTCCTCTTCTTGGCTGCGCCTTTGGCATGCTTTAGGGAAAATGCTGGACCCCCAAAGGGTAGGCAAGTGCTGAGTTCACCGCAGATCGGAGATCGCGTCCAGCCTCCTGGGCTGGCGCTGCTTGGTTCTCCAGCTGCGTGGGGGCGGCGGGCCCCTGCCAAGCCCCTGGGGGGCGGAGAAGAGGCAGCTGCGAGCGCGGATAACCCCGAGGTGACCCGGGCGGGCCCGGCCCGCCCCTTCCCCCTCCCGCAGGCCAGGCGGCTGGAAGCGGGTCCCCGAGCTgcaggggggagagggaggcgcGGGCTCCGGGCGCCGCGGCTGTCAGTGCGCTCCGACCCGGGGCGCCGCCGGCTCCGCGTCCCTCGCTCGCCTCCTGCGCTCGTCGGAGCGCTCCGAGTGCCTCTTTAGCAGGAGCCAATATCCTTTTGTGCTAATAGGCTTGTCCTCATTTGCTGCCTAATTGGACTATATAAAGCCAATAACAGGCGGGCTCTTATAGCCCGAAGCCAAAGCGCCAAAATCCCAGGCAAGGCGAGGAGGGGGCGGTGGCGCAGGCGGCTGCGGGGCCGGGGCTCGGGCTGCGCCTTCGCCTGCCTAATCCCATTTGCCATTGTACGCGCCCAATCGCCGTATACTCCCCGCATTTAACTTGGATGACATTTTGATTTCATCATTAGCATCCGGCGCCGGATTGACGCAGCCCCAAGCCGGGGACTGCTCTTGCCGCCTCCTCCCcgggagccgccgccgccgccgccgccgagccGCCTCGCTCCCTCTGTGCCGCGGCAGGGCCGCTCCCCGCCCCTCGGCACCCCTCCCCCATGCGAGCCCGCCCCGGCCGGGCCCTCACCCCGCCCTCCTGCCGCTGGATTTGCGCCCGGGGCGGCCCCCGACTTTGCGCCCCGTAGTTGAGTTCCGTTTATGGTCTGATTTCCGGCGCCCGTCCGCTCGCCCAGCCGCCCGCCTgtcccactccctccctcccggGGACTCGGAGGAGAGGGGACCATGCCGGAGCCCGGGCCGGACGCCCCCGGCACCGCTAGCGCTCAGCCCCcaccgccgccgcccccgcctccCGCGCCCAAGGAGTCCCCGTTCTCCATCAAGAACCTACTCAACGGAGACCACCATCGGCCGCCCCCTAAGCCGCAGCCGCCCCCACGGACGCTCTTCGCTCCGGcctcagccgccgccgccgcggcagCCGCCGCGGCCGCTGCGGCCAAGGGAGCCTTGGAGGGAGCCGCGGGCTTCGCGCTCTCGCAGGTGGGCGACCTGGCTTTCCCCCGCTTTGAGATCCCGGCGCAGAGGTTTGCCCTGCCCGCGCACTACCTGGAGCGCTCCCCGGCCTGGTGGTACCCCTACACCCTGACCCCCGCCGGCGGCCACCTCCCGCGACCTGAAGGTACCGACCTATCTTTGAACTTTCGTTGTCTTCCCCCTCGAGCCTTTCCGCACTGCGTCCCATCGCAGCCCCGGGACCAccaccctcccccgccccatccGCCCCGACCTGCAACCCACAAACGCGCTTGTTTGGCCAACTTCCTCCGGCCCCTAACTTGGAACTCCTGCCGGTGCGCTCTGTTGCGCTGCCCGGGAATCCAATCCCACTTGGTGAGGAAAGAAGTGAAGTTGGATCCCGGGCATGGCGCTTCCCGGGAAAAGGGATCTCGGGCACGAATGGGGAGGTGGCGTCAGGTGGCTGGGACAAGGGGAACTTGGCCTGGATGAAGGGAGTGACCCGGGGCGGGGGGTGCCTAAGCTGGAGGCGAATCTGCCCACGGGcccctggtgggagaactgagGGCAAGAAAGAAACCGGCCCTGCCGCCGTCTCCGGGTCGCTCCAGCCTGTCCCCGGGAGAAGGTCGGATGTCGGGGCGCAGCGCCCCTCTTCTGGCCCAGCTGGGAAGGAGGCTCGCGGGAATGGTGAGGCCTCGAGGCCTGGGGCCCGGAAGCCGTCGCGGTGTGAGCCTGCGGCCCCCCAGGCGCCAGGCCTCCGCTGAAGGCTGTgtccgtgtgcgtgtgtgtgttgtctGTGTGTCCGTTTTTCTCTCCCCAGCCTCGGAGAAGGCCCTGCTGCGAGACTCCTCCCCCGCCTCGGGCACCGACCGCGACTCCCCGGAGCCGCTGCTGAAGGCCGACCCCGACCACAAGGAGCTGGACTCCAAGAGCCCGGACGAGATCATTCTGGAGGAGAGCGATTCGGAGGAGGGCAAGAAGGAGGGCGAGGCGGCGCCGGGCGCGGCCGGGGCGAGcgtgggggcggcggcggcggcggcggcgccgggcACTGAGGACTGGAAGAAGGGCGCAGAGAGCCCAGAGAAGAAGCCCGCGTGCCGCAAGAAGAAGACGCGCACGGTCTTCTCGCGCAGCCAGGTCTTCCAGCTCGAGTCCACCTTTGACATGAAGCGCTACCTGAGCAGCTCGGAGCGCGCCGGCCTGGCCGCGTCCCTGCACCTCACCGAGACGCAGGTCAAGATCTGGTTCCAGAACCGCCGCAACAAGTGGAAGCGGCAGCTGGCGGCCGAGCTGGAGGCGGCCAACCTGAGCCACGCCGCGGCGCAGCGCATTGTGCGCGTGCCCATCCTCTACCACGAGAACTCGGCCGCCGAGGGCGCAGCGGCCGCGGCCGCGGGGGCCCCGGTGCCGGTCAGCCAGCCGCTGCTCACCTTCCCGCACCCCGTGTACTACTCGCATCCGGTGGTCTCGTCCGTGCCGCTACTCCGGCCCGTCTGAGGCCCGAGAGGGGCGGAGGAGGGAGCGCCCGGCCCCCTTCCCAGACCCCGGAGGAGACTGGGCCGGGCAGAGGGCGCCGAGACGTCCAGCGGCCTTCGGGAGCCGGGGCTCCGGCGCGCAGCcccggcctcccctcccccagtcggtagcgtttttttttttgtaagtattTGCAATGCATTTTCGTGCAATTCACCCCTAATGGATTTGAGGCGCTTCCCCTCTTACTTTTGGTTTCGGTTAATAttaagagaaagcaagaaagagacaACATTTCCAGGTCAAATATTTAGGCTGGAAGCTTTTGTAAAATGTGCGATcctctcaccccccaccccactcccagatTCTCATTGCGCTGTGactttttgggtttatttttataCAAGGAAAGTAAAGGCAAAGCCTGAACCCccagtttattcattttctaaagaACTATTTTCAGAAGtcgagggggagagagagagagaattcacaTTGTACTTTTATTCTGGATCTCTGCGTGTGGCTGTTCCCCTTTACTCCCAATCAATTATTCCCCAATTTTCCGAATCTGAGCAGCTTCTCCTAAGAACCCAGACTCAGGccacttttctctctcctctcttcggCAGAGGTCTGTCGCAGTTCACCTCTTCATTGGTCCCTTTTTGCGATGGATGAATTCTCTAAGTGTTTAAAGGGAAAGGACAAGATAGCCCACAATCAGACTTCTGATTTTTGAAACACCTCCACATCTGGCCTGGTGTGAATGATCTTATTTATTAGTAGCCTCTGTTTGGGAAATTTCATTTGTTggtaaattattattaatattcctATTGTTACTTTGTTCCCTGTTTTGAGAGAGtgatttcaatattaaaaaacaaacaaacctatttTTTATCCTCTCCCCCTATCTTTTTGTTCTGCAGTAACTGTTGTACTTTTGACCTGTGCAATATTGTACAAAATTTCCTGAGAGCCCTGCTTCTTCCTCTGCGGAGAGAAGCTGACGTTTTCAATGTCTAATCCCAGTCAATCGTTTATGAGGAGGAAAttaaggagaaaagggggaaggaaggaaacaagGATAGGTAGGGATGCTCGAAGAAGTAAGATAGGCATACTGGAGCGCTTTAAGTGAAGGACAATCAATTTAGGAGAATTTTAACTTATTTGATAAATGTACAGATTTCTTGTAAAGTTCACCCTCAACTCCTCAGggctcctggctctgccacccaatctttttcctttctgtcgGCTACACCTGTTGTTCCGCGGTGGTTTGTCCCTGCCACCCATCACCTTCCCCCCTGCCCGGATTCAGGccctttttaagaaaaagagggGGGGGGGAAATCACAAAATATTGTTACACTTCATGTTGTCGTGAAAtggaattaattaaaaagaaaagcgaAGCATTTCCTGTGGCCAGAGTGTGTAACTTTGGACGGTTTTCCCCAGAGCAGGTGTCTCCAAACTCTTTTCTGCCTCGTTCTCTGGCTGCCTCTGCAGACTGGCCGAGTCCGACCTCGACGTACACCCCTCTAATCGGGAGGCGGCGGAGACAGAGGCGGCTTTGTTCGAGACCAGAGCTGCGCTCTCCCCCCCGGTGTCGTCTGCCTCTTGAAACGCCGGTGCGAGCAAGGGAAGAATGCGGGGCGGAAGGGGTGAGGACCAAGTCTTATCTAGTTCGCGAAATCGAGCGCAGCGACAGCCGCGAGCTGACCACTGGTTATTTCCGATCGCTGGGCAGCCGCCTCGAATTCCGTTCCCAGGCCGCGGGGTCCTTTAGGAGCCACGAGCTTCTGGGCAGAACATCCCTGGGCACCGTGGGCCCGAGTGGAGTTGGCTCCGGCTGCCTCCGGGATGCGGGctagggagggaagaaggggtgAACTTGAAGCTTAGCCGGGGGAGCCAGAAGCCGATCGCGACGTCCCCCTGGGAGCGACCAGGCCGCGAGAGGGCGACCCTAGGGAGGCGAGCCAGTCCTAGAGACCGCGGCTCGCGACTCCGGTATAGAGAGGCCTCCCCAGGCCTGGAGGCACTGTGGCTCCCGGGGCGGTTCGGATGTGGACAAGGTCATGGTCTGTCCAGTGCCGGGGAACAGAGGTCACCCgactgcggcggcggcggcgagcgaGAGGACTGTCTCCTCGTGGCCAGATCCTTTTCTGTGCACCGCGCCAACGCCTCGCGGGCGCACGCTTTCTTTGGGTCCCCCACCCCGATCTCGGCCGCTACGGGGAAGCGCAGCGCTGGCGGTTCCCAGGCTCTCGCCGGGCCCCGGCCTCTACGCTCCGCGTAGACCGCCTGCCGAACCCCGCGCTCCCGGAGCCGCTCGCGAGCGCGGGTCCTGGGGGCGGAGGCAGGGGCTCGCTCGGGAGCCTCTCGCCTGTGCGGCGCGGCAGCCTGCCATAGGGCTCGGGGTCCGCACGACCGGCTCCTGGCTGGGCGCGTTTGAAGCTGGGGAGCCAAGAAGCGGGAAATGAGGAACCCGGAGACGGCGAAGATTCGGGCGAGCAAACCGCTGGCGCGGCCGCTGGGGAGCGCCTGCACGCGCCCCCATGCCTTCTCCCAGAGCTTTACAGTTGCTCAAGCCCAGTCCACAGGATTGATTATACTGTGGCTGAAACGTCGAGTATCGTTTTTCT from Muntiacus reevesi chromosome 2, mMunRee1.1, whole genome shotgun sequence harbors:
- the HMX3 gene encoding homeobox protein HMX3, with protein sequence MPEPGPDAPGTASAQPPPPPPPPPAPKESPFSIKNLLNGDHHRPPPKPQPPPRTLFAPASAAAAAAAAAAAAAKGALEGAAGFALSQVGDLAFPRFEIPAQRFALPAHYLERSPAWWYPYTLTPAGGHLPRPEASEKALLRDSSPASGTDRDSPEPLLKADPDHKELDSKSPDEIILEESDSEEGKKEGEAAPGAAGASVGAAAAAAAPGTEDWKKGAESPEKKPACRKKKTRTVFSRSQVFQLESTFDMKRYLSSSERAGLAASLHLTETQVKIWFQNRRNKWKRQLAAELEAANLSHAAAQRIVRVPILYHENSAAEGAAAAAAGAPVPVSQPLLTFPHPVYYSHPVVSSVPLLRPV